The genomic window aaaattagTAGGAGCCAAATGAAGTGAAAGCAATACATACAAGTAAGGGGTATCGCAGATAAATCATAACTTTCAGACTGTCAAACAGAGTTACAGCGAGAGGTCAAATAACACGTCTGAAGTCATAAATGTTTTCTAAAAGAAActcagaaaatttattttcaaaagaaTAAGGTTCTCATCTATACCTTCAAACTTAGCTCTAAAGCAAACATCTCGACAAGCTCTTGAgcaagattttctgatattataaaTAGAAAACATTCTCAGATTACTATGTAAGATTAACTCAAATCACCTCCATGCACCTTACATATTAAACAGCAATCAAATCAACTTAATGTATATAAGGTGGAGGTAAAGTAAAACAGTGAGGAGTGTAAATCAAATCGATGGGGAAGAATCAAAAGCAATGCATACGAGCAACCAACcaatctaaacttaaaaaattAGGAACATACTAAATCAATAACAAAAATCCGGTCATTAAAATCTTacgattgatgattcagatctGATGACCTGGATCAAAATAGTCCTGATCAATCAAATCTCATCTTTGGGTCAGGATTGCTTAGAAATATAGGATCTAAATCTGCGTTATGAAAATATAGAATCTCTTGGATGATAAGATGTGACTTGGTTTATGATACTTAGATATTAAACAGCATGTTATTCCATTTTCTATAATGCATTTGAGTAGGTggcttttaaattatttattattaataactcATGAGTAGTAATATTAGCAAGCTAGTTATTGGAGTTTATTTGGTTAGAAAAACAAaaggcaattttttttaattttttaatggatATAAAATCTTGTCCatgtttttttttcctaaaacacTCACTAAAGTCATGCTTTTTTCCCCTAAAACACTCTAACTAAAGTGATAACTGCATTGATGGTTAGTATATAGACATCTTGAATAATGGTGCACAATATTTGTTTCACTAGACATGTAATAAACAAGCTTATGTTCCTAGAAGCCCGATTTCCTGTATGTATGATGCACAATGTTAATCTACCATATATTTgactcaaatttcaaattttacatGTTTTATATCTTTTAAAGATCTTCAGAAGAAATCAGAAAAATATCTAACAATCTGCAATTCGATAAGGGCTACTAATTGCCAGGCTTGGGTTGGCCTATCCTAGGCCTAGCCTAGTTCATATCATTTAACACTAGCACAAGGCTGGCCCAAAcccactttaaaaaaaataaaaaaaaaaaaaaaataaaaaaataataacaataacaataacaataacaataacaataacaataacaataataataataataatggccCAAAAGCTTCAAGCCTAGGCCCCAACCAAAGCTAGGACCACAACTTGATCTGGTTTCCATATAATCAACCACCAAGGAATCTCAAAGAAAAACGATGATTGACTAAGAGCCCTTTCATCACAACCACTATATCAATAACCCAAACCCTAGAAAGCGAAAGGTATAAAAAGAAATGCTCAAGGCCCAGCATTGTTGGTGGTCTATGGCGAAGATGAAGACTGACAAAGCAAAGCACCTTCAAGGCCACCTGTGCCCCAACCACCACCCTCCATGTAACCTCTGCTTGCTGGCCACTCCACATGATCCTTGTTACCACCTGCAACTATTGTTGCCCCCTCTTCTTTGTCACTAGGCTCTTCCCATATCGCTTGGTTCCCCACAGCCATTGGTGTTGGTTTTTCCAATGACAACAAAGCTTGCATTTCAATTCAACAACAATTGGAGAGCAGAAGAGTGGGGAGGGGAAGGAATGAGTCAAGAGTCAGGGCTTGAGGATGAGGATAATAAAATGGAGAAGTAATGGAATCAGGGGAGTTTAGAATGGTATGGGACAAGGATGGAACCTAGATCAACCCACATCAAGCCCATCAACAATGTGGGCCTAAAATTTGAGGCCCAGACCTACTGAGCCCATGGCCATTTAGGAAGGCCCCACCTGACACTAAGATAACCCAATTTTGTAGGCATGGGCGTGGCCATGGCCCACTAATTAGCCCTAGTTCCAATCTAATTCAACCCACTTTATAATTTATGAGTCGATCCCAATCTTAACAGTGAGCATAATTGCAATATTAAAAATTGATGGTATATTAACAAGGAAAAATATGGTTTAAAGGACAAAAGGAAGAACTCAAAGATTTTGCATAGAACTCAAAGATTTCACTTAAAAAATAAAGTGAGGAAAATGTTTTTTAGGTGCCCATAGAACTCAAAGATTTTTCATTATGATGCTCACTGTTCGAAcagtttttatataaataaaaatgcaCATAGTTCTCATTGAGAAAATTTCTACTAAGGAAAAAAATGCATTTGAATGTTCATATATCTTTTATATAGGTTACAATTCCCTAAGTCAAAAAAATGTCTCCTCCCTTGAGTTGATCATATAATTCAAAGTTTTGCTTTGTATGCTCTCTACATGTCCAAAGTCCAAGAAGAATATTCATGCAAGCTCAAGTGAAATACAATTATCAGTTTAATTAAAACATAATCAACTTCACCATTAGACCAAAATGTATGTAGCTCTagcaagaagtagaagaaattggCCAGTCCCATGCAATTTTCTTCTTTCAAACCAAACACAATTTAAGCCTTGTAAACCCTTTAACAACTAGATATCCATTTCTTTTAGCCTGTAATTTGAAAAATCTAAGAAATCTCATAGAATCTCATCATTTATAACTACAATTCTCTGATTCTCATATGCTCACATATCTGGCATAAGATCCATGAGGATAGGGCTTTATATGAGCTAGGAGAGGATCAGAGGCTGAGATCAGACCACACAAAAAGTAGAGACGCAATCCAATTAATTTGAGTGGGCATTAggatacacacacacagacacactaCACGAAAAATGATATATGTTGCTACGTCTCAATGAAAATTCTCATAATCAAACAAAGAGACAAAAGGGTCAATCaaagaaaatagtgaaaaaagATAAATGGGTTCTAAAggagtaaaaaataaaagaaagaaagaaagaaagaaagaaaaataacacATTAGATGTTTCAAGCTACAAATCAACAAGTTTCTCTTCAGACCCTCACACGCCTTTTTGGTTTCTAATCTGAAATGTAATCACTTGACAACCTGATCCATCTGCTACACTTTACTAAGTCAAATAGGTAACACATACTGGAAGGCatgcataatcacatgatttttggaATAGTTCATTGATTTAAACATTCTTTTTCTTCAAGATCTCGGTAGGTAATTGGGCTATTGCTATCTAAAAGAGTGTCTAACCTAACCATCCCATTACagatattatatgattataagGAAGCTGTTTCAACCTGAAGTTGAACAAATTAAGGTTGCTATATGATAAACCTAAAATACTTTCAGGTAGCTGAATGGATTGCAGATCCTCCATACATAGAGCTCATATGGCTCTCAAACCAAATACATTACCCAAAAATGGAAGCAAACATGTTGGTAATAAAACCTTCTTCAAAAAGGTCAACGATAAGCAACATAGCAATATATTGATTTTCCATCCCAAAAATGATTCTGGCTCCCCTGGATCTGCTTTTGTTTATAGCATTGCAAAGCCATAAGTTTTGACATAGGCCCTTTTTGTTGGTCCTCACAATATACTACAAGCTTGTTTTCTAAATTTTAAATCCTTACGCTTCTAGAACTATTCCATATTTTGATTACCACAAGCCTATTTATTATTTAACCAACTTTCTGCAGTGATTCTAGTCTTATGCTTCAAAAGATTTTGCATTTCAACTTTAAAATTTATCGATTCTTGCCGGCACACAAAAATACCCTCAAATAGACATTCCCTTTAGCAACAGAGAAACACAAGGTCAAATTTGTGAATGGAAAAAGATAAAATGACACCACCATCCTATCAAGATCATGATTGCTAGTAATAAGGAAGAAattaaaaagatatatttttttttaaacaatcttGACAAatgtaatctctctctctctctctctctctctctatatatatatatatatatatatatatatatcaccatGTCAAAACATGACTATGAACACTTACCAAAATGTGAGATTGGGAAATATGAGAACACTGGAATCCCTCCACCATCTCCAAAGTCATTCTTGTCCTCAGGATGATCACAAAATTGTACAAGGGGGCCAGCTACGGATCCTTTAAGAAAACATCGCATAGAGCTAGATGCTTTCACCAAGTGAGAAACAGCAACTACCTACATTAGATAGAATCCATTTTAGAGAAGAATTTAGTCCTCATAAGAGATTCACCCCTTAACTGTGATGCATACAAGCTATAATGCTAGCTCTGCTATGAtggatttcttcttcttttttttttttttaaagtgcaGTTCAAAAATCATAATTCCATGGGAGCATTATATAGAGTTCCACAAGCCAAAGTATACACCATGCAAAACCACTAAAACGATGCTGAAATGAACTGTAAATGGTAACCATGCATACCATTTCCTTATAAGAAGATATAAGCATGTTGCGATACAGCTCCTGAAACAAAggaacaaaaagaaggaaaagtcaggtgcaaaataataaaagaggaAAAGGAAATGTCAGTTTATACCATAAAAAGCATgtctatattatgatacaaactaCCAGGCTTCTACTCCAAATTCATCAAATGATTGCTTTTTAAAGCACTTCTTTTTGCAAAAACACCTGGACCTGGTTCACATTCTGGTAAAAACAAGAGAAGTGCACCAACCAAAAGCAAAGTGCATATATCAATATACATAGACAAAAAGTTGTAGAATCAGATGGAGCATGAATATCAATCTCTACAGTGCTCCCTATCACATGCACCACATGTGCCAAATACTAGGTAGCCCAATAGATAGATGCACGTTAGAATATATGAGAAAGCATTGCAGCAGTAAGCGCATGGAGTATATCTAACAATATCCAATTCAACAAATATAGTACCACATGTCACACGATTCCAAGTACAAGTTGGCATGTACAACATTTTACCACACTGCATCTACAATATCATGCTGCTAACTTGCCAGGTCATGAGACAAGGGCTATAAGACAGAAACTGGTTCATGTCAGCGATTGCCGCACTGTCAGATATCAATGTGCACAATATGATAGTGCCTACCGCTGTATTCTCTACTTATAGGTGTCTGATGTGGGATATACTGTATAACACATATTGGTATATTCCCACACCTAAATCCTTCATTTAATTTGTCAATATACTTCCATAATTTTCCAACCATGTTTGGAAGCTTGGGTTTGGAACGTGTTTCAACATAATCTCACCCCTCCATTTCATTTCTTTTCATATGTTTTTGACAATCGTCCAAATGAAATTATAATCGAGAGGGTTGCAAGGCACATGAAAAACCATAGAACTTGATATGTTACAGACTGAAACAAGCAGTGTCGCTGTGAAACCATCTCTTTTGAACAAAGCTGGTTCTGTTAGTGTAAAAGACATCAAAAACATTTGGATGGTATTATCAATCCAAGCCAGTCAAATTGCAACTGATAAGAgagcaaaatgatgaaaaatcaagattttagcatAGAGAGTAAGCAATCTAGCTGCAAAGATGTGCACTTTGGAAGAAGATTACCTGCTTCTGAGCCAATTTATCGCAAGCCTTCTTCCGAATCCCGGCATATCCTTCAGAACGCCCAAATCCATCTCCGGCAAATACCTAATTCAGAATCCAACCCAAAACCTCGCGTAAACCCTAGCTAACAGACCGATCCAGGCCCTCGAAACTAAAAGAACAACAAAATCCAAAAAAGAAGAACAGGAGGAAAATATAATGGAAATCTTTCATCTCACTTGCGTGATAGATACGCGTTGACGAGAGAAGTGGCGCAGGATCTCCCCTCCGATACCGCGGAGACCCACCGGTCCTTGGTAGAGAGAAGCTTCGACCATTGGTTCCTGAGGTTCCTCTGGGCTGCCGGCCTCCATAGCCGCGACGGCGACGGCGGCGACGTCGACGTGGATGGAGGGCTAGGGGTAGGGTTTCTTGCGCCAGATTCTTCCCCTCGGGAAGAGGACAGCGGGGTTGCTTCCATGGCGTCCTCGTGCTGCCGCGCTCAATTCTTGACATAAAGTCGGCATCTCTTCCGGTGTTCACTTATATATAATAACAGGACCCAGCCCGCCCTGAATCCCAACCGACTACCCAAACCCCGACCCGGTAACCCGTCATTTAAGTTGGCCGGCTTCGGTTTCATCAGTACTCACGCACAGCCCGAGTCGATGTTTTAGGGCTTGAGGGGagatttctcctctctcttctattTTCCGCTCCTTCCCACGGCTTCGCCGCCCACTCTCGC from Elaeis guineensis isolate ETL-2024a chromosome 4, EG11, whole genome shotgun sequence includes these protein-coding regions:
- the LOC105043418 gene encoding LOW QUALITY PROTEIN: uncharacterized protein (The sequence of the model RefSeq protein was modified relative to this genomic sequence to represent the inferred CDS: inserted 1 base in 1 codon); this encodes MEATPLSSSRGEESGARNPTPSPPSTSTSPPSPSRLWRPAAQRNLRNQWSKLLSTKDRWVSAVSEGRSCATSLVNAYLSRKYLPEMDLGVLKDMPGXRKKACDKLAQKQELYRNMLISSYKEMVVAVSHLVKASSSMRCFLKGSVAGPLVQFCDHPEDKNDFGDGGGIPVFSYFPISHFENLAQELVEMFALELSLKRLLVVELLSISCSQSTGQINGLKWSDEVYLGEFDDLRINGLYSEESCEPLRPQIKNWESCIRLTGHLDHPPKSEVLQVYLTTWLAEVNINMNRLSEIFATVEEEMQVRLS